DNA from Ptychodera flava strain L36383 chromosome 15, AS_Pfla_20210202, whole genome shotgun sequence:
TGGAACGAAttttttcacaacttttcaaTCAGCTTGGCTTCTCCGCtttattttcgttttttttttctttgtttgtttgacgCTTTATCAGAAACTAGTGGGAATGTATATACAAAGGGAGTTTATACAGCATTATCCAACAGAATAATCGTACAGCTTTAAGCCCTTAGATAGTGATTCAGTTGTTGGATTGTGGCACTCCTTGCAATTAGGAAATCAACAGTtagaaatataataataattacacaCGAAAGATTTAATTCCATCGTTGAGTGAACCATTTTTTAATCAAGGCAGTTTAagaacttttaaaaaatttcatattatgAAAACTTAGTATTAGGATACATTTTAGAAGTAAAACCTACGGATTTAACATATTGAACACTAGCTGCGTCATATTTCATTCTGCCTACAACGTTTTTCTTTTGTAATCATGGTATGAAGAATCTGTCGAGTGTTCAGAGTTATCAAACACTTTTTTCTTCTAATATTATTcatatcagggctcgaaatattgtttgtcaacacaataaacaaaataaaaaagatcGACGATCATTTCAACACTGTTGATAGggagcagccatattggaatatTCAAAATCACAATGTTGGGGGCGCTTTTACTATATTAACAATTAAATTGATTAACAGTCACTCGGCATAATTAACATTTTCCAAGTAATATCAGCTATCATAGAACACCGAGACTAAATGTTCAGTATGGCTGCCAACCTATCAAACGAGGTGTTATACAGAATAATTTTCATTCcatttatttggtgtgtttgTTTCGGATGAGtttaatttgataaattttctaaGAATAAACAGAACGGGGGTTTTTTGTGGATAGGCAATTTTTACTGGGACAGGTAATTTTTACTTTAACTTGACCAGTGGCGAGGTGATTGAAGGAGGTATTTCGTGCCCTGCATGTACATCGTTTGCTTttattaaatatatatgtatctatgtatcgtACATTCATGTGAATCTTAAACATAGAGCTAGATTTGAAATGACATATCCAAGTCTTACTGCTGTCTAATGTACCCACACGTACCCAGACCTACTACATATACTGGCCTGTTTTGAGTTGGGAACTATTGAAGTTAATGAATTGAAATGACATTGCTTTGAAACATCTTCCGACTCACATGTGATAATTGTTATTCGTCAGTCACAAATTATTATCTGTTCATTATAGAAACTTTTCTTGAaaacttttaaatatttcaggACGTTTtgttgtattaaaaataatagaCTTTTTCAACCTAAGAATTCATGATATTTTTGTACCCTATAATCCTAGTGATGTATGTAGTTTCAGATATGTACAACATATTGTTCTTTATCCGCACTGTAAGGAACCAGCTTTTTAGGAATAAgctgaaatattgaatttctgaatttgGTAACAATAGTCAAATATCCcagttgttatttttaatattttccggCGCTTCGTATAATGGTAACGTAGATCAAGTAATTCTTCTGTtcatttttgtagtttttaatttagTAGGGTCCAACAATTTGGATCCTCTAGTAGACATATATTAGGTTATGGTATAACTTCATTTGCATCAAGGTACATAATGTATACTTTGATGATTTACGGTGGGGGAAGGGGGTCATACAGTTCTTCATGTGGTTATTATCGGCTATATATGTGTTTTTTATGGTGGTGAATATCAAGTGGATCAGTCCAATCACAGTCCAtatgttgaatttgcaacgGGTACTTGTAGATAATTGGAATTTGCAGCGGGTACTTGTAGATAATGGGAATTTGCAGCGGGTACATGCAGATAAAGTACACCGCGAGTATACAATCGTGACGTAAGACTGCTGTAGAGGGCGCTAGACTCAAATCAAGATCACAATTGCTACAACCCAAACGTGACGCATGCTGGTTTCTTTTAGGAATTACAGTATCCACCTTTCAATATATTGCCCTTTATAGctgtttcatttttgtttattcCTTCTTAACAGTAGTCACATTTCTACTATAGACATTACAATCTACCGAACCTTCGTTGCATTGCCTAATATACGCTTATATCCGCCTATTTGTTCTCATATTCCCTGACCGTGTAGAACACACTGTAATTTTCGTTCTTTTTTCAATTGTGCCTTTATAGCCTCTGATGAAGGTCCGTGTATGCCCGTAAAATTAGAAAGAATAAACATCTAATTTATAGCAGCAGATGGATCTTGTCAACTTTTTTCACACCATATATGTTTGTTATATATAAAAATCCTGCGAGTATTCTTTTTTTCTACATCAGTCAATAGTTGATAATGGTATGTCGTccgagaaagaaagaaaaaacaggTGTGAAATGGGAACGTGAGTCAAGCTTGCCAGACATGTGACATGCTCTGAGGAAATTAACGAGTACACTCGTTATTGACAAGATATCACTTTTTGTATGTATATGGTAAAGCATTTGCCTTCAGTTTTTATTTGATGCTAGTACCTGCAAATGATTTGTGTCTGGGAGCAGATATATGTGAATTAAATGTCTTTCTTGTGTATGTGGCTATGTTGCACCCTGTTTATGGGGCTTGTCTGCTACCTTTAAGCTACCCTTTTTGTGATAAGTATAAGTACACAAGtgcatttattgaaatatatcttgagaaattgtcataaaacaTAGATTTAGGCAATGAAAATCCCAAACTTCCATGACAAGGTACATTGATAAGCATACTGTCACATCTCCAGAATGATGAGAGAAATCGGTCAATTTGATAGTTTCAGATAGCTGAACTTACATTTAATTGGTACTAGTTAGTTACATTAAGGTGAGTCCCCAAAgccaaagaatttttttttctgcggCAGTATAGTATTAGATATCAAGTATTCGATGGAACATGTTTTACGCAATATAAACCATGATTAGTTAGTGAAATAGGTCACGTCAGTGTCATTTCCCGACCAGAAGCAGCTGGGTGATCATATTTTGTTCTTGTTGTGTAGGAACTTCAAAGTAAaggaaagacaaaaaaattaaatcttAAAATACAGTGTGCCCGAAGTGTTATATACAGTGTTGAAATGAGTATTGTTTTAAAACTGGAGCGCGCTTAACAAATTGTAAACGGTGTAAGGCTGCATTCAAAAACATCTCTGGAGGGGAGGAGGGGCGGGAGATTCAAAAAAAGCCTcgtattttttccaataccCCTCTAACAAACTTACTATGTGTTCCAgtccccccttctgacttgctataattttgaagcccccctccccaaaaagaaggcaaaatgtggccgaaaTAGTACTTCGTAACAGTGTGTAAAAATCATAATATGTGGGAGTCTATTTggcaaactattgacatttAAAGGcacatgtgtgtgcaagaagttgatttttgaatttcactgaaaatgttgatttactataaaTTGCAGTCTTTGTGGAAACTACAATTAGCACAGGGGTTatcatctcccaaattgttattcaaaggttgtttgacctgaagcttcaagtttttattgatgacactatgcactctTCTAAATTGTTTGTATTCTGGCAAAgtcctcaaaaatgaaaatgtacatatggagacatgaacgtttgacactgaCCTAGACCCAGCGTATTGTCAATGGaagaatgttatcaaataagttgtctccaaaattgttattgaaaggttaAGTTGAAACTTAGTCATTAAAGAGGACAGTTTTGCAAAACGGAGGGCTTaggtaagtagaaatcatgacaacctaaatcttttgcctcaaggtggctgcttggataatcaataaattgtttaatttACCCTAAAACGTTCACTCAAAAGGGTGAAATGGCAGGAAATTTGAGAGGAATTCGATGTTCAATAAATTTTCGTGTCCCCTTtgcaatatcaatttttttcagaccccccggcatgttttaaattttttcaagccccccccccgaaatctcCACCCCCTCCAGATGTGTTTGTGAATTCAGCCTAAATTCGATGTACAAATCAACAAGTGCACGAGTGACCAGAATCTTGCCAGAGGACTGTCAAAAGGAATTGAATGTTTGTCATTAACGATCGATTTCACACTCAATGTCGTGTATTATTGTAGCAATGTATCGGATCAGTACAATAGTAAATCTGCCAGCGGGTGGCACCATAGGATtggaaaggaaaaaaacaacGGCAGAACCAAAAATGGTAACAATGGTGCATATGTGGTGTTAACCTGAGTATACATTCTGAACATATCGCAAACGCCTTCAAAGCAAAAGTACACCAATTGGTCAGAAATGTTGCATCCAAACATACTTGTATTGTCTATGATTCAAAACACTTAAACGGgtaatattcaaataaaaagCAGAATATGAAAAGTACATTTAGCGACCCAATTATCTTTACAATATACTAAACGAAAGTTCGGAAACATGCTTGATCGGAGATCCGCATCAAGCAACCAGGGGTGTCTGCCAGGGAGAAAACGACTAATGCGTGCTGACGATGTCTTCGTACCTAGGTGTAGATTTGTGGTAGTATGCATGGCATGTCTCGTCCAAACGCTATAGGCTCTCATTGCCCTAAGTACCGCACGTCGGAGATCGCTCGGCATGAGTCTTCATCGTGCACAGTTTTGCGGATACAAATTGCAGGATCTTATGTCAAACGGCTGCTTTAAGGGTCACCACATCATCAACAAAATACCTGTGAGATATGAATGCCtttcttttcattttggacATGCCTATTGAATGACGTATAATGTACGCAGGATGTTTATCTTTTATGATGTTTGCAATGTGTACAAGGTAAGTATATACATACGAACATGAAACTGTGAACCTGTGTGGGATTGTATTTATAAAAGCCACTGTTTTCAGTGCGGACAAGAAGCTAGATTACCATATCTTGATACCTCCTCAATGCCAGAGCAATTTCTCTCATGGGCAGACGGTCTCTGAACAAAAAAGAAAGCAGAAAAGTTGGCATCTTTCTCCTTTTTTGTAAGTGACGATGTCCTGGTGAAAAGACGGCTCAGAGGAACTCTCCTTCTTCATCTTGTTGTTTTTACAGCGTTGTATATGTACCATCAACAAGTGTCACGGTGATGATCCGAAACTGAAGTGGAATCAAGGTCTCACTTCGTCTGCTGATACAGTAAGTGCGAAATTCgctataaaatattttatgatcCGAAGACAAAGCCTCATTTACTGTGCAGACGGTATATGATAGTGACGAAAGAAGACATGAGGGAATCTTTCAAGGCGAAACTTGACATAAAGCCACCGTGAAATTTTATATCATTCAATGTCTTCGCCCTTTATACATTTACATGCTTGCTCTACGGTAGAGTATTACTGAGTAAATGCTTTAGTAACTGTGACGGATAACCTCAATcatgcaattattttcattaaatttgagttTCCTTAACATTGAATGTTACATTCGCATAGTGACTGAATTTGCCGTGGTTTTCTGAGGGTCTACCAGACTCATCAATACAAGAATAAAGTCGACACATTCAGATAATAAATAACAAGATACATGAACAAACGCGAATATTTTGCAAATGCTTAAAATTATCTCAATCTTATAAAAGTGTCGGTTTATTGAGACAAAGATGTGGTAGGATAAATAAGGACAGGAAAGGCTAGTACGTATCAGAAGTAAAATATTGTGCAGGATATTACGTGTATATAAGTATGCAGGCTGATGAATATCAGAATTAAATGACCGTGCAGGGTATTGTGTTTGAGTATGCTAACAATATCATTGGACAAGGATATATGAGAGCAATTTTGAAATAGTCTTCCTAAACTCTTTCTACGAATTACAGTAGATAAAACTAACCCTGACCCTGACCCTAACCCTGACCTCTTGTTCTGATCCCTAACCTAAGACATTTTGACCTGTACCGTTGCAGTACTTTTGACGATTGTTGTATCTAATGTTTGTCATTAAACTAATAATTCGGCCTTTCTTGTacgatttaaaaaaatagtaatcaacgtttgaaacaacaattCATAAAAAAGTTTTAAGCGGCGTTTTAATATATTTCTcttctacacacacacacacatacacacacacacacacacacacacacacacacacacacacatatatatatatatatatatatatatatatatatatattcatgtcactgaagaaataaatttatttcatcttCTACTTCTTGATTATTACAGTGTTCACATGCTGTATCCATTAATAATGTTTCGGTGTGTATTACCtctttgtgttttcaatttatgacgctagtgaaaacgttgtgagggtttcctgtaatttttttaattatttcaagATGTTTGCTAGAAACGTTTCTTACATGTTCTGTGTATTCATTATTAATTTTACGAGTCTGTTTCTAATTATCACAAACAATTTGTCTTTATAATTTTTCCGCATATGCAGGTTGCAGTATCCTTATATATTTCACAACCCTGTCTTTGAGAGGATCATCTGAGATTCAGGGAAGTTATTTTCATTTCTACTTTCAAGTGTAGATTCAATACCCTTGTAGCATTTACTATTTATACTTATGTTAACAACAAAGCCATCTTTTGAAAAAGGGTTATCACTTTTATTGTTTTACTTTATTAATGTTTGTAAGAAATTGCGGTCAGATATCTTCGGAGTTCACTGTAAATGGCCATCTTGGAAGAATCTAGGAGTATTTTCAATAAAGGACTGCAACAAATAGTGAACATACTCTGGGCAGACCTTTTACGGTGACCCCTCTTCTTTTTGCATAATACACACGTCACTGGTAACCCTGTTGGCTATGTAAAGTGACGGGTGCCTTGCAAATGTTGTTTTCAGTCGCCATTCTCTCGGTACTAGTCCAAAGAGCTCGAGGACGTTCTTGTAACTCTGTAGAGTGAAGGTCGCACAGCCAAGACTAATACTGTAGTAACTCAGTCACGTTTACATACGACGAACATCCAGAAAAATGTACTGGTTTCTCGTCATTTTGACACTTCTCATCGGAGCGTCTTTGCTGAAACTTGAATGGGGTAAGCACAGTGTGACACTTGGTACAATGCCAGGGCCTAGGGGATGGCCTGTCGTCGGATCTCTCCTCTCCCTTGGCGAACTTCCACACGAAACGTTCTCTCAAATGGCAAAGATCTATGGAAATGTCTTCAAGGTACGCCTCGGAAATCGAACCATAGTAGTGGTGAATGGTATGAAAGCTGTACGAGACGCCCTTTTGAAGCAAGCCGTGACCTTTGCAGGGAGACCAAAGTTCTTTAGTATGCAGAGGCTGCCCGTAAACGAATCTAACTTTTTCATACAATCTCATAGCCAAAGGTGGAATGAACAGCGCAAAATGGTCGATTCGGCTTTGAAGATTTTCGTTGATGACAGACCAAAAGTCATGCAGGAAAAGATCATAACAGAAGGCAATGAATTAGTGAGAATTCTGACAAAGGACGGCAAGGGTAACATTCTCGATCCACACGATGACCTACATTTGTCTGTTGGAAATATCTTATCTTTTGTACTCTTTAATACAAGCTATAGCCATGATAATGATAAATTGAAGGAAATATTCAGCATGGtccagaaaattacaaaatatttaacagGAAGTGGCGGTCTCGATGACTTTCTGCCATTGTTCAGACATTTTCCAAGCCGACAAAGGGACGAATTCGATAGGGCACAGGAGCTCCAACTTGGCTTTCTTCGTGAACAGATAAAGAAACATCAGCTGACATTGAAAGACGGAAATCCGGAAGATGTAATCGCTTACCTGCTGAATATACGTAAGTACGGCAGAGAAACAGAGGTGGACATAGTtcagaaagatgaaaacattgCAGCTATGTTAGATAGTGTGTTTGGAGCAGGCTTTGACACCATGGCGAAAACTCTCTACGTGTTTTTCTTATATATGATATTATATCCGAACGTTCAGGAGAAGGCGCAACAAGAAATTGACATTTTCATCGGAAGGGACCGTCCTCCAGCCTTCACTGATCGGCAATACCTCCCGTATGTGGATTCCCTTATCTACGAACTACTGAGACACGCAACATTGGCGCCTCTGTCAGTGCCACACGCTATGGTGAATGACACCAGATTTTATGGCTTTGATATTCCAAAAGATACTCCTGTGTTCCCCAACCTTCACTCGGCGAACTTTGACGAAACAGAATGGGAAGATCCTGACCAATTCAAACCAGAGCGATTTCTCTCACAAGACGGAGAGTCTCTGAACAAAGTGAAAGCTGCAAAGCTGGCGTCATTCTCTTTTGGCAAGAGGCGATGTCCTGGTGAACAGTTGGCTCAAAAGGAACTCTTCTTGTTCATCACGTTGTTTCTACAGCGTTGTACTATCAACAAGTGTCCAGGTGATGATCCGAAACTGAAATGGAATCATGGTCTCACTCTATATCCAGACAGGTTCAAAATATTGACCACATCTAGAAATCCGTCATCCGATCAATTAGTTTCGCAGACGGAAGAAGACACTGAGAACATATTTTAAGCACACGTAAGCACACATAAGACATTCgaaatgttttgtcattttatgttttcatctctTTTACATTTGCATGCTTGTCATTAAAAGATTGAGAGGTACTCTGCATGGTCGACTGGTACAATTGTTCAATTGCTGTTATTAAATTTCAATGTCTTAAGACTTAATTTTGCATTCACACTGTGACTTAACGTTCCGTAGTTATTTATGTGTATGTTTGACTGATAAATATAAAGGTAAAGTTATAAAACCAATTTTGAATCCAAGCTTTAGAGTAAATTGGTACATTCCGGTATTCAATTATTTGATACAGGAGTTTACTACAAGCGAGGACATTCTTTAGTAAACTCTTTTAAAACGTTCAAAGCTTATGACTGTGTggatttattgagaaaaaggtATGTTAGGTCAAATGTTGGATTCTGGCTAGAAAAGCTGTTGAAAAGATCATGCAGGATATTGCGTTTAGTATTCTAGCGGCATTATTTGAAAGAAAGATATGAGAGCATTCTTTAAATAAGCCTCTTTATCTCGTTCTACGATCCCAAATCTGACTTTTTGCTATCAACCCTTTCCCCAGTTTTCTATTccctgacctttgacattttgACCTTTTAGGTTGCAGTACCTTTTTTGATTGTTGTGTCCAAtgtttgtgatgaaatttttaaTTCAGTCTTTGTAGTCCTGTTTTCAAAACAACTTTAGTAATCCACAATTGAAACAACCATTCATGAAAACTTTGTTATTAATCTTAATGAATAAACTTATAAAGACGGTATTAACATCATTCTTAAAAAACATGATCATGCACTTGTGAACGCAAACGTTTGTGGTACATTGATTGGACTGTAATACCCTATAGATTTAATAACTTTACACATGAACAATTCTACAATAGGCAGACACCTGAAAGTTTTTACCACCATATCATTaacatcaatatttttaaacatttcaattCTAATACTACAATTTCATCTGAAGCTATCTTTCATTCTGCCAATACATGTACGAAAATAAATCTACCTATATCTATGAATACATGTAATAATAATTTCTTTACTACACGCTTTGATATATAGTTGAAGTAGATATTGTTCAATAACATTTTACAGGGTCAATCGTGCACACACCAACACACCACGGAGTAGTTTCTGTGTATCAtcctttttgttttattcattgtTTATAGCTGACATTGTatgcagtacatgtatattgcttTTACTTTccattaagggactggtcagtttcttcggcctggggggggggcggtggattcctattcaaaattttgaaaacagggtgacccccccggcgcgcgacataggtaagacaaaaggtggacataaattatatatatatatatatatatatatatatatatatatatatatatatatatatatatatatatatatatatattatatatatattacattttacatatatttatattttaaatagtcatgctatgttttaatgaaattgttgacatgccagttgtaagataggaatttcaaagtgtcaatcttaaagtttaaatacagtacattttgtatgagctgtattttgaatgagctgtgaatgtatttcatagATGTCCTGAActtttgtacagaaatggatgtcaatcattaatatcaaagaggaaaaagcagtgaatcaaaaactttgatgggtgttaagacttgtcaaccatccaattaaatctcctgaggagccacagagagctttttagccaactctgatgtgtacagtatctgagaggaccttttcttgtaacattgaaaccatagaagcaaagctaataatgacaaaaactgcctttttaactgttattttgttcataaaaaagcatcttcctacagaaaacctgtgacaaaaaggaaaataattgcatcaatgagaaggaaagatatcttgtcatttttctatctctaaaataagtcactgtatcagttcagttcagttcagttcagttcggAAAAGGGAGAGATATCCTTCACCGGATAATAGATCCCTCTGGCAAATGCATAAAAATAGATGACGGTCAACAGCTTAACAGGTACACATGTAGGAGTCGTAGGAGTTTTTGAAGGCATTAACACTGTCAGAGTTAATGACCCACTCAGGCAGGCTGTTCCATTCGGTAACTACTCTACATGGGAAGGAGAATTTACGCAGGTCCAATCTGGATGTTGGTTTTACTAATTTCTGGAAATGACCTCTAGTCCGGGCATCTCTGTTTACTTGCAGGGAAACACAACATGAATCAATTCCATTCATAATTTTGTACACCTGGATCATGTCTCCTCTAATTCTTCTAGCTTGTAAGCTAGTAAGTTTCAGTAATCGCAGTCTCTCTTCATAAGGTAGTTGATATAAACCAGGAACAAGTTTGGTAGCACGTCTCTGCactttttctaaaattgaaatatctttgGCCATCCACGGCGACCAGGCTTGCACAGCATATTCCAAGTTAGGCCGTACCAACTGCTTGTAAAGACGAACTATTATGTCTTTTGACTTATAAGACATTGTCCTTTTGATCAAACCAAGCACCTTGTTTGCTTTTCTGGCTGATTCCACACACATTCGGGTTGGCTTTAAACTTTGATGTATCAAAACTCCTAGGTCCTTTTCTTCCTCAACACTTTCCAATGCAGTACCATCCATCATATAAGGGTAGTTTGAATTGTTGAAGCCCATGTGTATTACCTTGCACTTGCTTACGTTGAAACTCATCTGCCATTTATCAGCCCAAGACTGAAGTTTGCCGATGTCCTCTTGTAACAATGAAGTGTCCTCATCTTGTCTGATTGCTCTATATAATTTAGTGTCATCTGCAAATTTTTTGATTGACGATGCAACTCCTAAGTCAAtgtcatttatatatattaaaaacagcaCAGGCCCTAAGACCGAGCCTTGAGGTACACCACTACACACATTTTGCCAAGACGAAGATGCACCATTAATGACAACCCGTTGCTGCCTATCTTGTAACCATGATTCAATCCACTGTGTTATTGATCCAGAAATTCCATGACAGTCCAGTTTTTTTATCAATCTTTTGTGAGGGACTTTATCAAAGGCCTTGGCGAAATCCAAATAAATTACATCAGTTGGGTGACCATTGTCGATACATTGAGTGACTTCATCCAAAAATTCCAATAGGTTGGTCAAACAGGACCTTCCATTCCGGAAACCATGTTGAGAATTAATTAACAGATTGTTAGCTTCCAAGTGCTTACAATATGGTCCCGGATAATCGACTCTAGAATTTTACACAAGATGCAGGTCAGACTAACAGGCCTATAGTTGCTGGGTTTGGATTTGTCACCTTTCTTGAAAAGTGGAGTTACATTCGCCTTTTTCCAGTCTTCTGGTATATATCCTGTTGCTATGGATTCGTTATAAATTAATGCCAATGGATCAACAATCTGATTCATGCAGTTGACAACAACATACGAAAGTATCCCATCTGGACCTGGTGCTTTAAATGATGAAAGTCTGCTCAGTTTTGATACAATAACCTCCTTATCAATTTTGACTACCGGcgacatttttgttttcaagtctCTGAATTGCATTGCTGGATTTGGCACAGATTGGACGTCCTCATGAGTAAATACAGAAGCAAAAAATTTGTTTAACACCTCGGCTTTGGCTTCGTCTGACTTTTGCACAAATCCTTCATTGTCAACCAATGGACTTACAGTGTCTTTAACTTTTTGTTTAGAGCGGGCATAAGCGTAAAAAGCCTTAGGATTAGTTTTAATGTGCTGGACCAATTTGACTTCATACTCTCTCTTGGCCATCCGAACTTCAGACACAACTTGGTTCCTGTACTTTCTGTACTGGTTTAGACTATCAACATCATTGCTTCCTCTGAACTTTGCCcacattttcttcttctttctgaTCAAACTTAATAGATGTTTGTTCATCCAGTGTGGTCTACTCCTCTTACTACTCTTCTTCTTCAATGGAATGCACTCAGCTGTAGCTTTGATAATAATCTCTTTAAAAATACACCACATCTCGTCTGTTGTTTTATACTCAAAAATCTTTGTCCAGTCAGTAGATTGTAAGATCGATGACAGTTTTGGTAAGTCAGCATTGCGCATATCTGGAGCATATTTTACTGGTGAACTAGAAACTGGTGCACAAGTATGGATATTGAACTCCAACAAACTGTGGTCGCTTTTTCCCAGATTACCAACTGAATGCGCATTACTTATGACATCAGGTTCACTGGATAGAATTAAATCCAGACAGTTTTTGTCTCTCGTTGGAAAGTCAATATGCTGTGACAAATAGTTATCTTGCACTGTATCCAAAAATTGCTGGCCATTACTATCTGATTCCATCGTTGGGGTAGTTGAAATCTCCACAGATGACAACATTCCTGCTAGCAACTTGGGATATAAGCCTATACAGCTTATCATTATTCTCTGTTGAACTGCTAGGAGATCTGTAGATTACACCAAACAAGACTGATAGAGATGCATTCACTGTGATAGTACACCATACTgagttgataaatttgaaatcttGCCGGGCATGTTCTTCAACAAATGTGTACTCGTCCTTTACATAAAGAAGCACACCGCCTCCTCTACCTTTATGAGTGTCCTGTCTGTCTTGTCTTAGAGGCTTGTGATATCCATCGAGACACAGTTCTGTTGTATCAATATCTTCATAGG
Protein-coding regions in this window:
- the LOC139151586 gene encoding cytochrome P450 1B1-like, producing MYWFLVILTLLIGASLLKLEWGKHSVTLGTMPGPRGWPVVGSLLSLGELPHETFSQMAKIYGNVFKVRLGNRTIVVVNGMKAVRDALLKQAVTFAGRPKFFSMQRLPVNESNFFIQSHSQRWNEQRKMVDSALKIFVDDRPKVMQEKIITEGNELVRILTKDGKGNILDPHDDLHLSVGNILSFVLFNTSYSHDNDKLKEIFSMVQKITKYLTGSGGLDDFLPLFRHFPSRQRDEFDRAQELQLGFLREQIKKHQLTLKDGNPEDVIAYLLNIRKYGRETEVDIVQKDENIAAMLDSVFGAGFDTMAKTLYVFFLYMILYPNVQEKAQQEIDIFIGRDRPPAFTDRQYLPYVDSLIYELLRHATLAPLSVPHAMVNDTRFYGFDIPKDTPVFPNLHSANFDETEWEDPDQFKPERFLSQDGESLNKVKAAKLASFSFGKRRCPGEQLAQKELFLFITLFLQRCTINKCPGDDPKLKWNHGLTLYPDRFKILTTSRNPSSDQLVSQTEEDTENIF